One Spodoptera frugiperda isolate SF20-4 chromosome 30, AGI-APGP_CSIRO_Sfru_2.0, whole genome shotgun sequence genomic window carries:
- the LOC126912801 gene encoding LOW QUALITY PROTEIN: uncharacterized protein LOC126912801 (The sequence of the model RefSeq protein was modified relative to this genomic sequence to represent the inferred CDS: inserted 1 base in 1 codon), translating to MTDIKSLIKKRASIKAKLTLFSTYLNVVKSCEKLSETQLIEIEQRLNAFESLYEKYDTLQIHLEEAVDEPSEQYAERETFENLYYALVASARQLVGSARKHLTGDSASEVVSGSSHTHNHSSVRLPKIDLPKFSGSYHDWLEFRDTFISIIHKNEGIDKINKLHYLRASLKGSASLIIDNLDFRSDNYDAAWKLLCSRYDNKRLLVNNHVQALFNINSINKESSKALRHLVDTINKNLRALSTLDQPVQHWDTLIIYIMTSRLDQVTNREWEEHRNSLNDPPTLDIFINFISNRADLLETLEESRPLKSRAEGAGESNHRSKASXVFCPMCKEKHFIFQCDKFRILPVQDRIKKAHASNVCLNCLRPGHHAQNCKLGHCKYCPEKHNTLLHTDKESPRTQNIVLSANHLNTSKVVLLSTAVVKVSDAAGNLHDARVLLDNGSTANFISEDFCRKLRIHIYPVKSNVRGINDQASACSHGCAIRLKSDHSNFEVGLDCYVISKVSSSIPNTYVHTDNISLPSNIVLADPDFYTPSSIDILVGAEIFWGIIGMNRITLGKNMPTLVESKLGWLVTGVLQQPNHSSPNISSFVTLTDDLRVGLNRFWELDSVDPKHKQTCEERSCEDIFVETTYRDSDGRFVVTIPLKESPDVLGDSYSMAKRRFLSLERRLAKDTHLKQLYVSFMTEYIELGHMSEYSHLNTTSSYSNYLPHHGVLNESKSTTKLRVVFDASARTTTGKSFNDIQMVGSPLQDDLLSILLRFRQHMIVVSADIEKMYRVTLVNDIHKPLQKILWRAEPTHPLKTYTLNTVTYGTASAPFLATRCLMQLARECDDPSTRSTIEHDFYVDDFLSGNSSVVETIDKCQKVLAVLQTGRYNLRKWQSNSCDVLKAICGDQVTSDFVILSENELSKTLGLNWRCSTDTFSFAINVTPSNNTTKRQILSTISQIFDPIGLVVPCIVEAKILMQQLWLTGCSWDEPVSEEIQHTWSEFTQTLPLLNNFNIPRWVLCESFNCTSLQLHVFTDASERAYGACVYVRSVSENGKVHVHLLTAKSKVAPVKSTTIPRLELCAALLGSRLYNKVRQSLTLEFEEVYFWCDSTIVLGWLSTSPTQLKTFVRHRVSEIQETTAGRSWLYVPSLLNPADLASRGLRADKLLSSSLWWSGPPYLLEGTSSWPQFPNSNHHDVNLPETVSCHHVDVVNKTDNLISSLFPKYASNLNKLQRMIAYVLRFCNKCKKQESACGSLSSSELNNSLHLLCRLSQQDSFSEEYNLLSAGKQLPAKNKLLSLSPFFDTKSNLIRVGGRLSNSFYDYDVKHPILLSSSHIICKLLFNTFHLRLLHPGPQLLLATIRHHFYPIGGRNLAKKVTHQCVRCCRIKASTIQPMMGNLPEQRLHLEFPFLDSGVDYAGPVMIADRKGRGCRLIKAFICVFVCLATRAVHLELVSDLTKEAFLAAMNRFIARRGKPRNIFSDNGTTFVGAFNELANLLSQDLNLSIIDPGINFSFIPAYTPHFGGLWESAVKSTKHHLRRVLGLTNLTFEEMATCLIQVEAILNSRPLTPLSNDPSDLTPLTPAHFLIGRSLVMLPHPQIESTNITNLQRFRRVEYLKQHFWHRFSQEYILWLQEKTKWHRSSGELKEGTLVVIKDKSLPPLLWLLGRITRVLPGRDGVARVADIHTRRGVIRRAFNTICPLPVSVEDSSTGGDVDAHTQLRAACGRAPPAKTRAANGRPPRAPRASTVRCEPRQRPRARAYNLIILYTFRSYRSLL from the exons ATGACTGATATCAAAAGCCTTATTAAGAAGCGAGCTTCGATTAAAGCTAAGCTTACGCTATTTTCCACTTATTTAAACGTAGTCAAGTCTTGCGAAAAGTTAAGTGAGACTCAGCTCATTGAAATTGAGCAGCGACTGAATGCATTCGAGAgcttatatgaaaaatatgacACGTTACAGATTCACCTGGAAGAAGCAGTGGACGAACCCAGCGAGCAATATGCGGAACGCGAGACATTCGAGAACCTGTACTACGCGTTGGTTGCTTCTGCACGCCAGCTAGTCGGCAGCGCTCGCAAGCATCTTACGGGAGACTCCGCGTCCGAGGTGGTATCTGGTTCTTCTCATACACACAATCACTCATCTGTGCGATTACCCAAAATTGATTTACCGAAATTCTCCGGCAGCTATCATGACTGGTTAGAATTTAGGGACACCTTTATTTCCATCATACACAAGAATGAAggtattgataaaattaataaactgcACTATCTTCGTGCTTCGTTGAAGGGTAGTGCCTCTCTTATTATAGACAATTTAGACTTCAGGTCAGATAATTATGACGCTGCTTGGAAGTTGCTCTGCTCGAGATACGACAACAAAAGACTGCTTGTAAATAATCATGTTCAAgcactttttaatataaatagcatCAACAAGGAGTCCAGTAAGGCATTGCGTCATTTAGTTGATACGATCAATAAAAATTTAAGAGCCTTGTCCACTCTTGATCAGCCAGTTCAGCATTGGGACActcttattatttatatcatgACCAGTAGGCTTGATCAAGTGACGAATCGTGAGTGGGAAGAGCACAGGAATTCGTTAAATGATCCTCCAACTTTAGACATCTTCATAAATTTCATTAGTAACAGAGCTGACTTATTGGAGACACTTGAAGAGTCTAGACCTTTAAAATCTAGAGCTGAAGGTGCAGGTGAGAGTAATCATAGATCGAAAGCAT TCGTATTTTGTCCCATGTGTAAGGAGAAACACTTCATTTTTCAATGTGACAAATTTAGAATTCTGCCTGTTCAGGATAGGATTAAGAAAGCTCACGCTTCTAACGTTTGTTTAAACTGTCTTCGACCAGGGCATCATGCACAAAATTGCAAATTAGGTCATTGTAAATACTGTCCTGAAAAACACAATACTTTGCTTCACACAGACAAAGAATCTCCTCGTACACAAAACATTGTTCTTTCTGCCAATCACCTTAATACATCAAAGGTTGTATTACTGTCCACAGCGGTCGTGAAGGTGTCAGACGCTGCAGGCAATCTTCACGATGCCAGGGTGTTGCTGGACAACGGAAGCACGGCGAACTTCATATCTGAAGACTTCTGCCGCAAGCTACGTATCCATATTTATCCCGTTAAATCTAATGTGAGGGGCATAAATGACCAGGCATCAGCTTGTTCACATGGCTGTGCAATTCGATTAAAGTCAGACCATAGTAATTTTGAAGTAGGACTAGATTGCTACGTCATATCTAAGGTGTCATCATCCATTCCTAATACATATGTTCATACGGATAACATCAGTTTACCTAGCAACATAGTTCTTGCCGACCCTGACTTTTATACTCCGTCTTCCATCGACATCCTTGTCGGAGCGGAAATATTTTGGGGTATCATAGGCATGAATCGCATTACACTAGGTAAAAACATGCCCACATTAGTTGAGTCGAAATTAGGTTGGCTCGTAACAGGCGTTTTACAGCAACCTAATCATTCATCCCCTAACATTTCTTCCTTTGTAACTCTTACAGATGACTTACGGGTGGGCCTGAATCGCTTTTGGGAGCTAGATTCAGTAGATCCAAAGCACAAACAGACATGCGAGGAGCGATCCTGCGAAGACATTTTCGTAGAGACCACATATCGTGATTCGGATGGACGGTTTGTTGTTACAATTCCTCTTAAAGAATCACCCGACGTGTTAGGTGACTCGTATTCAATGGCCAAGCGTCGCTTTCTTTCACTTGAACGTCGTTTGGCCAAAGATACTCACTTAAAGCAACTTTATGTCAGCTTCATGACTGAATATATAGAGTTAGGCCATATGTCTGAGTATAGTCACCTTAACACTACGTCTTCTTACTCTAATTACTTACCTCATCATGGAGTATTGAACGAGTCAAAGTCTACAACCAAACTTAGGGTTGTCTTTGACGCTTCGGCTCGTACTACCACAGGTAAGTCGTTCAACGACATACAAATGGTGGGTTCGCCTCTCCAAGACGATTTATTGTCCATATTGCTTAGGTTTCGTCAACATATGATAGTCGTTAGCGCAGACATAGAGAAAATGTATAGAGTTACTCTTGTGAACGACATTCATAAACCTCTGCAAAAGATCCTTTGGAGAGCAGAACCAACTCATCCCCTAAAAACGTATACGCTAAACACAGTGACGTATGGCACTGCTTCAGCACCATTCTTAGCAACCAGGTGTCTCATGCAGCTTGCTCGAGAGTGTGATGATCCATCAACGCGCTCTACAATAGAGCATGACTTCTATGTCGACGATTTTTTGTCAGGGAATTCATCTGTGGTAGAGACGATAGACAAATGTCAAAAGGTCCTTGCTGTTCTTCAAACTGGTAGGTACAATCTACGCAAATGGCAATCCAATTCATGTGATGTACTGAAGGCTATTTGTGGAGATCAGGTTACCTCTGATTTCGTCATCCTTAGCGAAAATGAATTGTCAAAGACACTAGGGCTAAACTGGAGGTGCTCAACAGACACATTTTCCTTTGCCATCAATGTCACTCCCAGTAACAACACTACGAAACGTCAAATCTTATCGACAATTTCCCAAATATTTGACCCTATTGGCTTGGTTGTTCCTTGCATAGTAGAGGCTAAAATATTAATGCAGCAGTTGTGGCTTACGGGTTGCTCTTGGGATGAACCCGTTTCTGAAGAGATTCAGCATACCTGGAGTGAATTCACACAGACTTTACCTCTTCTGAATAATTTTAACATACCTCGGTGGGTTCTTTGTGAGTCATTTAATTGTACTTCGTTGCAGTTACATGTTTTCACTGACGCCTCTGAAAGAGCATACGGTGCTTGTGTGTATGTTCGAAGTGTATCGGAGAACGGAAAGGTTCACGTTCATCTTCTAACGGCCAAAAGCAAAGTCGCTCCAGTCAAGTCCACAACCATTCCCCGCCTCGAACTCTGTGCAGCATTATTGGGCTCACGTCTTTATAATAAGGTCCGTCAGTCATTGACTTTGGAATTTGAGGAGGTATACTTCTGGTGTGACTCTACTATAGTGTTGGGCTGGTTGTCTACGTCCCCAACGCAGCTTAAGACGTTTGTTCGCCATAGAGTTTCTGAGATACAGGAAACTACTGCGGGAAGGTCTTGGCTCTATGTTCCCTCTCTTTTAAACCCCGCAGACCTCGCTTCGCGTGGACTCAGGGCCGACAAACTACTGTCGTCTTCGTTGTGGTGGTCAGGACCTCCATATCTTCTTGAAGGTACATCTTCTTGGCCACAAtttccaaattcaaatcatCATGACGTCAATCTTCCTGAAACAGTTTCTTGTCATCATGTTGACGTCGTCAATAAAACAGATAATCTTATAAGTTCGTTATTTCCTAAATATGCATCTAATCTTAACAAATTACAACGTATGATTGCATACGTGTTACGATTCTGTAATAAGTGTAAGAAACAGGAATCTGCCTGCGGTTCACTCTCTTCTTCAgaattaaacaattctttacATCTTCTTTGTAGATTATCTCAACAGGATTCGTTTTCTGAAGAATATAATTTGTTGTCAGCAGGCAAACAATTACCTGCTAAAAATAAACTTCTCTCCTTGTCTCCATTCTTTGACACTAAATCTAACTTAATTCGTGTGGGGGGCAGGTTGAGTAATTCCTTTTACGATTACGATGTTAAGCATCCAATTCTCTTATCTAGTTCTCATATTATTTGCAAGTTGTTATTCAATACGTTTCACTTGCGTCTCTTGCATCCAGGACCACAGCTCTTACTTGCTACGATTCGTCACCACTTCTACCCTATTGGGGGCAGGAACTTGGCGAAGAAGGTCACACATCAATGCGTGAGATGTTGTAGGATCAAGGCAAGCACTATCCAACCTATGATGGGAAATCTTCCAGAGCAACGCTTGCATCTGGAATTTCCTTTCTTAGACTCCGGTGTCGATTATGCTGGACCTGTCATGATAGCTGATCGTAAAGGACGAGGGTGTAGACTCATTAAAGCCTTCatttgtgtttttgtgtgtCTGGCTACCAGAGCCGTCCACCTCGAACTTGTATCGGACCTCACGAAGGAGGCTTTCCTGGCTGCCATGAACCGCTTTATTGCTCGAAGGGGGAAGCCACGTAACATCTTTTCCGATAACGGTACAACGTTTGTCGGGGCTTTCAATGAGTTGGCTAACTTGCTATCACAGGACCTGAACTTAAGCATCATTGATCCGGGCATTAACTTCTCCTTTATCCCTGCGTACACTCCTCACTTCGGCGGATTATGGGAGTCCGCAGTTAAATCTACGAAGCACCACCTCAGAAGAGTTCTAGGTTTAACAAACCTTACTTTTGAAGAGATGGCAACATGTCTAATTCAAGTGGAGGCTATCTTGAACTCCAGGCCTTTAACTCCGCTTTCCAACGATCCTTCCGACCTTACACCTTTAACTCCAGCACATTTCCTTATTGGACGATCACTTGTTATGTTGCCTCATCCACAGATCGAGAGTACGAACATCACCAATCTGCAACGGTTTCGACGAGTTGAATACTTGAAACAACATTTTTGGCATCGTTTCTCTCAGGAATACATTCTGTGGCTGCAGGAGAAGACGAAATGGCACCGATCGTCAGGAGAGCTGAAAGAAGGGACACTCGTTGTCATTAAAGATAAAAGCTTACCGCCTTTACTCTGGCTTTTAGGGCGCATCACACGGGTGCTTCCTGGCAGAGATGGCGTAGCCAGAGTCGCCGACATCCACACGCGTAGGGGTGTCATTCGGCGAGCCTTTAACACCATCTGCCCTCTACCTGTCTCTGTTGAAGACTCTTCAACGGGGGGAGATGTTGACGCACACACTCAACTACGTGCGGCGTGCGGGAGGGCGCCACCGGCGAAGACGCGCGCGGCAAATGGCCGCCCaccccgcgcgccccgcgctTCGACAGTCCGCTGTGAGCCGCGACAACGACCCCGCGCTCGCGCTTACAATCTTATTATCTTATATACTTTTCGTTCGTATCGTTCCTTATTGTAA
- the LOC118269891 gene encoding venom serine protease inhibitor-like yields the protein MASSMLSVCLLVAVLTVVSSAPADEKPFDCPDGEYYIKCSQAMCFQKCDHLVNLPACPSLHPSCYSPACLCDNGNLRNSEGKCVPKEQCGVKLD from the exons ATGGCTTCTTCTATGTTATCTGTTTGTTTATTGGTAGCAGTTCTGACTGTTGTGTCATCTGCTCCAGCTGATGAGAAACCTTTTG ATTGTCCCGACGGTGAATATTACATCAAGTGTAGCCAGGCAATGTGTTTTCAAAAGTGTGACCACTTGGTAAATCTACCGGCTTGTCCATCTCTACATCCAAGCTGCTATAGCCCTGCCTGTTTGTGTGATAATGGCAACTTGAGGAACTCTGAAGGCAAATGTGTGCCTAAAGAACAATGTG GAGTGAAGCTGGATTGA